TAGAGCCAATCTGAATATTAAACGACTTGCGCTTTACGTTTTAGATGAAAGGTGGGAATGTAAAGTGAATTATGGTACTGAGATGGATTGCTTTACTACCGAGTTGGATGAGGAGTTTACAAAAAATACTTCTATAACACCTATTATAAAAGGAAGAGGGGACGTATTTGATGAGTTTGACTGCGTGGTACCCATCTCTCATAAATCTTCAATACTGGCCTTGGTTTTTGTAGGTGACCTGGAGGAGGAAGATGACGATGCCCGTAAAAGCAGCATGAGGTTTATTCAGGCACTAAGCAATATTATTATTGTTGCTATAGAAAATAAGAAACTTGCACGAAAGCAACTGGAGCAGGAAGCACTAAGGAAAGAGCTGGAAATTGCCAGTGATGTACAACAATTTTTGTTTCCGGAAAGTCTGCCTTACGGACTAAGACTAAAGATAGAAGCCAGCTACCTTCCTCACGATAGGGTGGGAGGTGACTATTATGACTATATTCCAATCAATAAAAACCAGTTTCTTATCTGTATAGCCGATGTTTCGGGTAAAGGTATACCTGCGGCATTAATGATGTCGAACTTTCAGGCTTCTCTGAGAACTCTTGTGAGGCAGACACCTAATATTAAGGAAATTATTGAAGAGCTTAATTACCATGTGCTTGAAAATGCCAAAGGAGAAAAGTTTATTACCTGCTTTCTGGGTATATACGACCATCAGCTGAAGACTTTGGTGTATGTCAATTCCGGGCATAATCCTCCGTTATTAGTAAACAGAAAAGGAGAAGTACAACTTTTGGAGGAGGGCTCAACCGTTCTAGGAGCATTGCATCCCTTACCTTTTATCAATGAAGGGTTCTTAACAGATTTAGATGATTTTCTGCTTTTTTGCTATACCGATGGAGTTACGGAAACTGAAAACGAGAGTGGGGATGAGTTTGGGTTACAGAAATTGCTTGATTACTTTGGTAAAAACAGGAATAAAGACCTCAGACGGATTCATCAGGACATTATTATTGACCTGGATGGTTTTAAAGGAAGGAACGGTTATAAAGATGATATTACGATGTTATCATGTAAAATAGAGCCTTAATATGTTTTTTCATAAGACTCCCGGTATAGTTAGGTGGCTCTACCCTCAACTAACCTGGCATATACCATCGGAAAATGCACAAACGATTTACCTGACCTTTGACGATGGCCCAATCCCTGGTCTTACTGATTTTATTCTGGACACCCTTGATCAGTTTGATGCTAAGGCCACTTTTTTTTGCGTAGGAGAAAACCTAAGGAAGCATGCATACATTGCAGAAAGTGCTATAAACAGAGGGCATACCCTGGCTAATCATACTTACAATCACCTTAATGGTTGGAAAACCGATTTTGAGAAATATATTGAGAATGTTAAACGCTGCCAGGATGAACTGGATGGTCTCGGTCAGCGCGCTAAAATTCTTCGTCCACCCTATGGTAAAATCTCAAGAAAGCAAATTAGCGCATTGAACAAGGAGTATCATATCGTTATGTGGAATGTGCTCTCAGGGGACTATAGTATGAAAATTAACCCTGAAAGGTGCCTGAAACAAACTATTAAAGCAACCGGTAATGGCTCTATTGTACTGTTCCATGATAACCTAAAAGCTCAGGCCAATGTAAAATATGCTTTGCCAGCCTTTATTAAACATTTTCATGAACTAGGGTATCAGTTTAAATCAATATGTATGAACTAACAGTGATTTTAGCAGGCATATGCACTGTTGCCATAATAATAGATTTAATGCTAATCTTATTTTGGTGCATACGTCGTAGAGCGCGCAATGCACTGCCTGCTGACTTGCCCAGAGTTTCCATATTAGTAGCTGCCCGCAATGAAGAGCACAATATAGAGCGGTGTATCCACGCGCTGTTGAATTTAAACTACCCTAAGACTAAGCTGGAAATATGGATTGGAGATGACTCCTCAGAGGATCATACTTTGTGTAGAGCTCAGGAATTGAGCAAGAACCACCCTCATATTCAAATAGTAGAGATTGCCGAAAACCTTGGAAGAGCACGTGGTAAGGCCAATGTGCTGGCCCACCTGGCACAAGAAGCAACCGGTGATGTTTATTTTATTACAGATGCTGATATTGCCGTGAACGAAAATTGGGTATCAGGAATGCTACACGGCCTGAAACCCGGCGTAGGCATCGTTAACGGTGTCACGGCAGTTGAAGGTAATGGTTTGCAAAATGTAGACTGGCTTTTTGCTATGGGAATGATAAAGGTAATAACCGATTTAGGAAAACCGGTAACAGCTATTGGGAATAATATGTGTGTAACACGTGAATCCTACGAAAGTGTAGGAGGGTATGAAAGTATTCCCTTTTCGATCACTGAGGATTTCGAATTATTTAAGCAAATCAATAACCAGGGTTATCGGCTCACGCAGCTATTGAATCGGGATGTTCTAGCCACAACAAGGAGTGTTGAGGGACTCAAAAGCCTGCTTCATCAGAGAAAGAGGTGGATGTTTGGGGCGGTACAGCTGCCCGTTCCTATAGTCAGTTTGTTATTATTTCAGGCCCTGTTTCATTTGGCTATTATCCCACTGATCATCTCTCATTTATACCTGGGGTGCAGCATTTTACTCCTGAAAGTGTCTGCTCAGATATGTTTTATCCTGGCCATTCATAAAAGGCTTAACCTGTCCGTTAATTGGGCAGCATTACTGTTTTATGAGTTCTATTCCTTCAGTTTGTCTGTTCTCAGTTCAATTTTCTTTTTAATTCCGACTAAAATCAAATGGAAAGGCAGGAAATATTAACTTTGGCCGGTCTTGTGACTTTTTTTGTTTGATGAATTATATACAGCAGAATGAACGAATTTGTAGACAGCCACGCTCATATTTACCTTAATAAGTTCAAAGAGGATTTGAAGGATGTTCTGGAAAGATCCTTTGAGCATGGAGTTAATAAGATTTACATGCCAAATATAGATCACACATCTGTTGATGACATGATGGAACTGGAAAACAGATACCCCACAAATTGTTTTTCCATGATGGGGTTACACCCATGTTCCGTCAAAAAAGGCTTCGAGAAAGAATTGTACATAGTGGAGGAATGGCTGGGTAAAAGGACATTTGCGGCAATAGGAGAAATAGGTACCGACCTTTATTGGGACAAGACTTTCTGGAGTGAGCAGCAGGAGGCCTTCAAAGTACAGGTAGAGTGGGCAAAGCAATATAAACTACCCATTGTGATTCACTGCAGAGAATCCATTGATGAGACCATTGAGTTGGTTGAATCATTAAAAACTGATGAGTTGACGGGAGTCTTTCATTGCTTCTCAGGGAACCTGGAGCAGGCAAGGAAAATAACTGATATGGGGTTCTATCTTGGATTTGGAGGAGTTGCAACTTTTAAGAATGGTGGCCTGGATACTGTGATACCACACCTGGGCCCTGAACACATGCTATTGGAAACGGACAGCCCTTATCTTGCACCAGTTCCGCATCGGGGTAAGAGAAATGAGCCGGCCTACATTCCGATTGTTGCCAAAAGAATAGCCACATTAAAAGAGATGCCTTTGAACGAGGTAGCCGCAAAAACGACGTCAAACGCCCTAAAACTTTTCAGCCAAAATGAACTACTCTAAAATAAATATTATAACCTCGGCTTATATTAAGCCAGAAACCTCCATACTAATAATATATACAGGAGGTACACTGGGCATGGTGCACGACGAAAAAGGAGCATTAATTCCTTTCGATTTCAGCTCTATTTTGAATCACGTGCCCTCACTTAGACAATTAGAGTTGAATTTGACCGTTATTTCCTTCGAAGAACCTATAGATTCTTCAAATATAGGCCCGACTGACTGGGTGAAAATTGGTCAGATTATTTTTGAAAATTATAACGATTTCCACGGCTTTGTCGTGTTGCATGGCACTGATACTATGGCATTCACTGCGTCGGCATTAAGCTTTATGCTAGAAAACCTGGGTAAGCCGGTAATATTTACCGGAGCCCAGCTACCAATATCTTCTTTGAGGTCCGATGCCCGGGAAAACCTGATTACCGCTCTTGAAATTGCTTCCAGCGGTTCAGGAGACCGACCGCTCGTACCAGAAGTTTGTATTTACTTTGATTATGTATTGCTAAGAGGGAATAGGTCAAAAAAAGTCCAAAGCCTCCATTTTGATGCGTTTGAGTCAGAAAATTACCCTACTATGGCTGAGTCGGGAGTTGTTATTAACTATAACACATCTGCCATTCGTCAAATTGAGAGTGACAAACCACTTACACTGCACAGTAAATTTGACAACCGGGTCGTTATACTTAAGTTATACCCGGGTATTACAAAGGAAGCCGTTAAGGCTGTACTTTGTATTGATGGCTTGAGGGGAGTAGTACTGGAGACTTTTGGATCTGGCAATGCCCCCACATCAGAGTGGTTTATTGATCTTATAAAAGAGGCTATTGAAAAGGGTATAGTAATACTTAATGTATCGCAATGTCCTGGAGGAAGAGTTATACAGGGCAGATATGATACAAGTCAACAATTAAATGAGTTGGGTGTTATAGAAGGCGCTGACCTTACTCTTGAAGCTGCAATCACTAAGCTAATGATGGTGCTTGGCGAGGAGCAGGATCGGATGCTTATCAAAAAACGGTTAATAGAACCGATTTGCGGCGAGTTAACGCTGAATTAAAGTCATTTAAATTTATTTTATGTTTGCATAAAGTGTTTTTTATTGATTTATTTGTGCTTGCCGTGAAGCAAAGGCTTTACGCATGGAGAGGTGACCGAGTGGTTGAAGGTGCTCGCCTGGAAAGTGAGTGTGCCCCAAAAGGGTACCGGGGGTTCGAATCCCTTCCTCTCCGCTTGACATACGGATGAAAGAAAATGGTGTATTAAAACACCCTTCATCTTAAGAAGAACCTGGGGAACGGAGTCGGATAGATTTGAGGTTCGAAAGGAGTAAAAGACTAATTGTGAGGGTAGTGTGAAAAAGGATAATGTACAGTTATATTCTTTTCTTTACGCTGAAAATATTGATAGGAAATCAGACAGGTCGAATTTATTGTACAAAACAAACCTTTCAATCTGCTCAGATCAAATTGATAATTAAATCCCTCGCTTTAAAATTAAACGGGCTATAGTATTTAATGTTCCGAAAAATTATACTAAATATGCTGCCCGAATTAGTCTTATAAGAATTTTGTATAAGTCGGATAAGAATTGAATATTGCGTTCTTATCCATTGGATTTGAAACTTTTAATTAATTTTAACTATAAATTATAATCGTTTAACACTCTCAAAACAAAAACTCTGAGAAATACTTAAAACTTGAATTATGAAAAAACTATTTACATTATTGGCGCTGGTAGGGGTTCTTTCCCTTGGTTCTCAATCTATGGCTCAGGAAGAGTCTGTAGATACAACGACTGTGGAGAATGATACTACAGCTGCAACGGCTGACCCTGTAGTTGAAGAACCAGATCCTGTAGTAGAAGATGAGCCTGTTCAGGAGGTAGAGACTGAAAAGTCATTCCATCAGGTTGTTAAAGATAAATTTATCGAAGGTGGTGTTGAGTGGATGACGCCGGTACTTATCTGTTTGATCTTAGGTTTGGCTATTGCTATTGAAAGAATTATAACTTTGAACCTGGCTACAACCAATACTGATAAGCTTTTGGCAAATGTTGAGGATGCTTTGGCTTCAGGCGGTGTTGAGGCTGCTAAAGAGGTGACCAGAAATACCAGAGGACCTGTTGCTTCAATCTTTACTCAGGGCTTGATGAGAATGTCTGAAGGCATCGAAATGGTTGAGAAATCAATCATTGCATATGGATCAGTAGAGATGGGTAGACTTGAGAAAGGTCTTGTATGGATATCTCTTTTCATCGCTCTTGCTCCAATGCTTGGTTTCACCGGTACTGTAATTGGTATGATTGGTGCATTCGATGCTATCCAGGCTGCTGGTGACATTTCTCCTCAGATTGTTGCCAACGGTATTAAAGTAGCTCTCTTAACGACTGTTGCCGGTCTTTTTGTAGGTATCATCCTTCAGGTGTTCTATAACTACTTAGTTTCTAAAATTGATTCTCTGGTAAACCAGATGGAAGATGCATCAATCACTTTGGTTGACCTTCTTGTTAAGCACAAGCTTACTGGTAGAGCTTAATCGAATTTTTAGTAAACTTAACGTAAATTATATATGGAATCATTTATTAATATAGCGTTGTGGGTAGCGATGATTATGGTGGCAATCGCAGCTTTGGCTGCCATTGTACTGCCACTGATCAACTCGCTTAGCCACCCTAAGTCATTAATAAGAAGTGCGATAGGGGTAGTTGCCTTGATAGTGCTTTTTGTCATTACCTGGTCTATAGCAGACAGCACGGTAACTAATGCATACATTGAGTTTGGTGTTAACGAAACCAGCTCAAAGTTCGTAGGAGGATCTTTAATGCTGATGTATGTACTTTTCATTATAGCAGTAATTGGGATCGTATTTTCTGAAATCAATAAAGCTATTAAATAATGGCTAGGAATAAACAAAGAGATAACCCGGAGATTAACTCCAGCTCGATGGCGGATATTGCCTTCTTGCTGCTGATCTTCTTCCTGGTGACAACCACAATTGCTAACGACAGAGGTCTGAGCCTTTTGCTTCCTCCGGATCCGGATACAATGGAGCAGATGGACATTAAAATACCTGAAAGAAACATCTTCAAAATTCAGGTAAACTCTGCTGATAAGCTTTTGGTTGAGGGAGAACCTCTGACAGATGTTACGGCTATTAAATCTATGATCAAAGAATTTGTGTTGAACAATGGTCGTAATCCTGAGCTCTCTGATTCTCCTAAAGATGCTATTGTGTCTTTTAAGACTGATAGAGGAACAAGCCAGGAGATGTTTATAGAGGTACTGGATCAGGTTCAGGGTGCATACTATGATATGTATGCCGATAGAGTAGGAGTAACAAATAAGCAATGGAGAGATATTTCCAACGATCTTTCTGATCCTGAAAATAAGAGATTGTATGACAAGGGAAGAGGTTTGAAGGATGGAAAAGTGGAGTTCCCAATGAACATCTCTATTGCAGAACCATCTAAAATTGGAGGTTAAATGTCAAAATTTAAGAAAAAAGCAAATACAAAACAGGATATCCCTACATCTGCTTTACCTGATATTATCTTCATGCTGTTGTTCTTCTTTATGGTAACAACAGTATTGAGAGAGGTTACTATCAACGTAAAACAAAGGATTCCCGATGCTACACAGCTAAGAAAACTACAGAGAAAATCGTTGGTAAGCTACTTGTATATAGGAGAACCAAAGAAAACATCTCAGTGGGGCTCTGAACCAAGGATTCAGGCTAACGATGTTTTCATCGAGCCTAAAGATGTGGTGTTGTGGGTAAATCAGGAAAAGGATAAACTGGATGAAGTAGAAAGAGACCAGATCACTATCGCAATGAAAGTTGATAAAGAAGCAAAAAGAGGTTTGGTGTCTGATGTAGAGTTTCAGCTTAGAAAGGCAAATGCCAGAAAGCTTCTCTACACCACATTACAGGAAATGGAAGAATAACTATTTCAGTTAAATAATGTAATAATATAGAAAAGGGCTTACTGTTACCAACAGCAAGCCCTTTTTGTTTCAACACTTTTATAATGGAGCTTAATAACCCCAAAACCATCAATGGATGGTGCATGTATGACTGGGCCAATTCCGTTTATTCCCTGGTTATAACTTCTGCAATTTTTCCCGTCTATTACAACAGTATTACTACAGCCGAAAGTGGCTACGATAAAGTAGATTTTTTTGGGTTGGAGATAACGAATTCGGTGCTCTATTCCTATTCACTATCTTTTTCATTCCTTTTCGTGGCTATTATACTGCCACTTCTGTCCGGAATAGCTGATTATAGCGGCCGGAAAAAATTGTTTATGAAGTGCTTCATGTATCTGGGAGCATTGTCATGCATAGGCCTTTATTTTTTTAACGGCCCTGAAGATGTCGAACTGGCAATTATTTGCTCGGTAATGGCCAGCATAGGGTACTCAGGCAGCCTTGTTTTCTATGATGCCTTCCTTCCTGAGATTGTAACTGAAGACAAGATGGATAAAACCAGTGCCAAAGGTTACGCCCTGGGATACATAGGTAGTGTTATATTGCTGGTGGTTAATCTGGTAATGATTGAGTATCACGATACCCTGGGATTTGCCGAAGGGCAAACTGCCGTAAGATTCTCATTTCTTTTAGTAGGTGTCTGGTGGATATTATTTTCACAAATTACTTTTTCCCGGGTGCCTGACAATGTTTATAATCAACAGCCAAAAGGCAATATACTTACAGAGGGGTACAATGAACTCCTTAAGGTTTGGAATAGCATCAAGGGACTCTCGGTAATGAAGCTTTTTCTTGTGGCATTTTTCTTTTATAATATGGGTGTCCAGACAGTTATGTACTTGGCAGCTACTTTTGGCTCTAAAGAGCTAAAACTTGAAGATGGCAAACTTATTATGACTGTTTTGCTGATTAATATAGTCGCAGTTTTTGGAGCTTACTTCTTTGCTTATGTCAGCAAAATAAAGGGCAACAAAGCCTCATTATTGATCATGGTGTTCGTTTGGATACTTATCTGTCTGGGAGCTTATTTTGTATATAACGAGTACGAATTCTATGTACTGGCCTTTGTTGTGGGGCTTGTAATGGGAGGAATTCAGTCTTTGTCAAGAGCTACTTACGCCAAGCTTATCCCTAAAGGGAGCATCGATCATGCTTCTTATTTTAGCTTTTATGATGTGGCTTTTAATATTTCCATTGTTTTCGGAACATTCGCATATGGCCTGATAGAGCAGATTACCGGTGATATGCGTAATAGTACACTGGCATTAATGCTTTTCTTTATGGTTGGCATGGGATTTTTGTTGTTGATCAGGGTGCCAATGCACAGGGTTATAAAGTTGGAAGAAACAGATAGCCTAGATAAATATGCCTTTGTAAAGAAAGATGACAGAAGAGATAGCTAAAATTAAGTAGATTATAGTTACCGGGAGGCCTATCTTTAAAAAGTCTTTAAAGTTATAGCCACCAGGGCCATATATAATCAGGTTTGTCTGGTAGCCTACCGGAGTAAGAAAGGCTGCCGAGGCTGCGAAGGCAATTCCTAAATAAAACGGCCCCCCGTCTATCCCCATGCCTGAGGTCATGGCGAATGTTAATGGAAATGCAATTGCCACCGCTCCAACATTGGTTATAAAAGAAGTGAGCAGAGTGGTTATAATCATTAGACCGGCTAATATAGCAATGTTTCCATAAGGCTGAAGGAAGCGTAATGCCTGATGGGCTATCAATTCACCTGTGCCGGTATTTATCATAGCCTCTCCAATGGATAATGATAATACAAGGATGGCTACCAGGCTGATATCCAGGTCGCGTTTAACGTTCTGGATAGTAATCAGTTTCATAGCCACCATCACTGTAAATATGGACATCAACGAAAGGAACAGATTAAAGACTTGAGTAATTACGAGACCTAAAACTACTATTCCGATAATCACCAGCTTATAGTAACCATTATTTTTTTTGTCTATTTCCTTAGTCTCCCCGGTAATGACATAAAGGTCCTTATACAAGTCTATACGGTCATTAAATTCTTCGCCTACATAAAGCAAAAGCACATCACCTGCTTTGATGTTAATTTTTCCGATTTTTCCGCTTAGTTTTTCTCCGTTGCGGTGTACTGCAATAACGGCCGCATCATAGCGCTCCCGGAAGTTTGACTTCTTTACGGTTTTTCCTATAAGGCTACTATTGGCGCTTACAACACTCTCAACTACCCGGAGTTTTCCGTTAGTGGATGGTGTCAGTTTCTCGGGCAATTCAACGCCAATATCAGTTAATGTAAGGTCTACAATATTGTCCGTATTGCCTGCGAATATGAGAATGTCCTTGGCCTGAATGATTTCCTTTGGCGTAACGGGAGAGATCAGCTTGTCGTCTCGGACAATCTCTACAAGATACACCCCGCTTAGGTTTCTTAAACCTCCCTCAATTATTGATTTACCTATCAGCGGACTATTTTCACTAAGTCTTTTTTCAATAAGGTATTGTCTCTTATTTGCCTCAAATTTTTCTATAATGTCTTTACGATTGGGTAAAAGTTTATTGCTGAAGAGCATGAGAAAGATTATACATATGATGGCAACAATACTACCCGTGAAAAGAAGTTCCAGGGGATCAATACCCGGTAAATTGTTCTCAATCATAAACCCGTTCAATACCAGTGTGGTTGAGGTTCCTATGAGTGTCACCATTCCTCCCATGATGGTTGAGTAGGAGAGCGGTATAAGTAGCTTGGAGGGAGATATGTTGTTCTTTTTTCCCCAGCTAAACACGTATGGTGTCATCAATACTACCACAGGAGTATTATTAACAAAAGTGGAGAGTACAGCTACCTTGCTCATCATGGATATCAGAAACTGCCTGTAGGTCTTTGCTTTTCCAAACGCTTTATCCAGCCATAGCTCAACATTAAAATGACTCCTGATACCGGCGGTGATAAGTATAAGCAGTATAACACTGGCAATGGATTGGTTTGAAAAGCCTTCAAGTATTTCTGCCGGTGATATTATTCCGAATACCACAAGAAGCAATGCTGCAAACAAGAAGCTTACAGCAGGTTTCAGCCACTCAAAGTATATCGAAATGAACAATAACAGAATGACAGCTATAACGAAATAAGGCTGTAAACCAATCTCAATGACGTTCATATAAAAGACTTAGTATCTCAGGTGTTTGACAGAATCTCCCGAATTGATTAATTCCATTAATGCGTCGATGCCTATTTCCAAATGGTTGCTGACATACGAGCTGGTGACGTTTTTGTCACTTTCGGAGGTTTTAACACCTTCGGGGATCATAGGGTTATCAGATACCAGCAGAAGTGCTCCACGCGGGATCTCATTCTTAAAGCCTACCGTGAAAATTGTCGCTGTTTCCATGTCAATAGCCATTGTTCTTATCTCACGAAGATATTTTTTAAAGGCTTTGTCATGTTCCCAGACCCGGCGATTGGTGGTGTAGACAGTGCCTGTCCAATAATCCAGTTCGCGGCTTTTTATCATAGATGAAACAGCTCGCTGAAGACTAAATGATGGAAGAGCGGGTATTTCCATGGGTAAATATTCATCGCTGGTACCTTCACCTCTGATTGCTGCGATAGGCAGAATCAGGTCGCCCAGCTTTGTTTTCTTTTTTAAACCACCGCATTTTCCCAGAAATAAAGCAGCTTTTGGCTCGATAGCTGATATCAGATCCATAACTGTAGCAGCCATTGCACTACCCATCCCGAAGTTAATAATCGTTATATTATTGGCTGTAGCTGTTTGCATAGGTTTATCCAGACCATTTACCTGTACGCCAAACTTCTCGGCAAACATGTGGACATAGTTGATGAAATTGGTTAACAGAATGTACTTTCCAAATTGATTGAGAGGTACGCCTGTGTACCGTGGTAACCAGTTATCAACAATTTCCTTTTTTGTTTTCATATATTTATTAGTTGTTAAAATGTTACATGTTTCGAAGTGTATGCAGCCAATATTTCAGCATTCAATTGAGTTTGTTATGAGAGATCATCCGGGCAGTTGTTGGTATAAGATACTAAAAGTTTCGAATAGGGCTGGCAGGTATCACCGATTTTGTTGCTTGCAAGCCACGATTTTTAATAAATCATAGGGCTAATCAACGTATC
This region of Fulvivirga ulvae genomic DNA includes:
- a CDS encoding SLC13 family permease — its product is MNVIEIGLQPYFVIAVILLLFISIYFEWLKPAVSFLFAALLLVVFGIISPAEILEGFSNQSIASVILLILITAGIRSHFNVELWLDKAFGKAKTYRQFLISMMSKVAVLSTFVNNTPVVVLMTPYVFSWGKKNNISPSKLLIPLSYSTIMGGMVTLIGTSTTLVLNGFMIENNLPGIDPLELLFTGSIVAIICIIFLMLFSNKLLPNRKDIIEKFEANKRQYLIEKRLSENSPLIGKSIIEGGLRNLSGVYLVEIVRDDKLISPVTPKEIIQAKDILIFAGNTDNIVDLTLTDIGVELPEKLTPSTNGKLRVVESVVSANSSLIGKTVKKSNFRERYDAAVIAVHRNGEKLSGKIGKINIKAGDVLLLYVGEEFNDRIDLYKDLYVITGETKEIDKKNNGYYKLVIIGIVVLGLVITQVFNLFLSLMSIFTVMVAMKLITIQNVKRDLDISLVAILVLSLSIGEAMINTGTGELIAHQALRFLQPYGNIAILAGLMIITTLLTSFITNVGAVAIAFPLTFAMTSGMGIDGGPFYLGIAFAASAAFLTPVGYQTNLIIYGPGGYNFKDFLKIGLPVTIIYLILAISSVIFLYKGIFI
- a CDS encoding glycosyltransferase — protein: MLILFWCIRRRARNALPADLPRVSILVAARNEEHNIERCIHALLNLNYPKTKLEIWIGDDSSEDHTLCRAQELSKNHPHIQIVEIAENLGRARGKANVLAHLAQEATGDVYFITDADIAVNENWVSGMLHGLKPGVGIVNGVTAVEGNGLQNVDWLFAMGMIKVITDLGKPVTAIGNNMCVTRESYESVGGYESIPFSITEDFELFKQINNQGYRLTQLLNRDVLATTRSVEGLKSLLHQRKRWMFGAVQLPVPIVSLLLFQALFHLAIIPLIISHLYLGCSILLLKVSAQICFILAIHKRLNLSVNWAALLFYEFYSFSLSVLSSIFFLIPTKIKWKGRKY
- a CDS encoding TatD family hydrolase; amino-acid sequence: MNEFVDSHAHIYLNKFKEDLKDVLERSFEHGVNKIYMPNIDHTSVDDMMELENRYPTNCFSMMGLHPCSVKKGFEKELYIVEEWLGKRTFAAIGEIGTDLYWDKTFWSEQQEAFKVQVEWAKQYKLPIVIHCRESIDETIELVESLKTDELTGVFHCFSGNLEQARKITDMGFYLGFGGVATFKNGGLDTVIPHLGPEHMLLETDSPYLAPVPHRGKRNEPAYIPIVAKRIATLKEMPLNEVAAKTTSNALKLFSQNELL
- a CDS encoding ExbD/TolR family protein, with protein sequence MARNKQRDNPEINSSSMADIAFLLLIFFLVTTTIANDRGLSLLLPPDPDTMEQMDIKIPERNIFKIQVNSADKLLVEGEPLTDVTAIKSMIKEFVLNNGRNPELSDSPKDAIVSFKTDRGTSQEMFIEVLDQVQGAYYDMYADRVGVTNKQWRDISNDLSDPENKRLYDKGRGLKDGKVEFPMNISIAEPSKIGG
- a CDS encoding polysaccharide deacetylase family protein; translation: MFFHKTPGIVRWLYPQLTWHIPSENAQTIYLTFDDGPIPGLTDFILDTLDQFDAKATFFCVGENLRKHAYIAESAINRGHTLANHTYNHLNGWKTDFEKYIENVKRCQDELDGLGQRAKILRPPYGKISRKQISALNKEYHIVMWNVLSGDYSMKINPERCLKQTIKATGNGSIVLFHDNLKAQANVKYALPAFIKHFHELGYQFKSICMN
- a CDS encoding ExbD/TolR family protein, with protein sequence MSKFKKKANTKQDIPTSALPDIIFMLLFFFMVTTVLREVTINVKQRIPDATQLRKLQRKSLVSYLYIGEPKKTSQWGSEPRIQANDVFIEPKDVVLWVNQEKDKLDEVERDQITIAMKVDKEAKRGLVSDVEFQLRKANARKLLYTTLQEMEE
- a CDS encoding AMP nucleosidase, whose protein sequence is MKTKKEIVDNWLPRYTGVPLNQFGKYILLTNFINYVHMFAEKFGVQVNGLDKPMQTATANNITIINFGMGSAMAATVMDLISAIEPKAALFLGKCGGLKKKTKLGDLILPIAAIRGEGTSDEYLPMEIPALPSFSLQRAVSSMIKSRELDYWTGTVYTTNRRVWEHDKAFKKYLREIRTMAIDMETATIFTVGFKNEIPRGALLLVSDNPMIPEGVKTSESDKNVTSSYVSNHLEIGIDALMELINSGDSVKHLRY
- a CDS encoding asparaginase — translated: MNYSKINIITSAYIKPETSILIIYTGGTLGMVHDEKGALIPFDFSSILNHVPSLRQLELNLTVISFEEPIDSSNIGPTDWVKIGQIIFENYNDFHGFVVLHGTDTMAFTASALSFMLENLGKPVIFTGAQLPISSLRSDARENLITALEIASSGSGDRPLVPEVCIYFDYVLLRGNRSKKVQSLHFDAFESENYPTMAESGVVINYNTSAIRQIESDKPLTLHSKFDNRVVILKLYPGITKEAVKAVLCIDGLRGVVLETFGSGNAPTSEWFIDLIKEAIEKGIVILNVSQCPGGRVIQGRYDTSQQLNELGVIEGADLTLEAAITKLMMVLGEEQDRMLIKKRLIEPICGELTLN
- a CDS encoding PP2C family protein-serine/threonine phosphatase gives rise to the protein METLSLQNRYNLKELELNALLEITQAINNNLPESSLYKIYDFTLRANLNIKRLALYVLDERWECKVNYGTEMDCFTTELDEEFTKNTSITPIIKGRGDVFDEFDCVVPISHKSSILALVFVGDLEEEDDDARKSSMRFIQALSNIIIVAIENKKLARKQLEQEALRKELEIASDVQQFLFPESLPYGLRLKIEASYLPHDRVGGDYYDYIPINKNQFLICIADVSGKGIPAALMMSNFQASLRTLVRQTPNIKEIIEELNYHVLENAKGEKFITCFLGIYDHQLKTLVYVNSGHNPPLLVNRKGEVQLLEEGSTVLGALHPLPFINEGFLTDLDDFLLFCYTDGVTETENESGDEFGLQKLLDYFGKNRNKDLRRIHQDIIIDLDGFKGRNGYKDDITMLSCKIEP
- a CDS encoding MotA/TolQ/ExbB proton channel family protein — encoded protein: MKKLFTLLALVGVLSLGSQSMAQEESVDTTTVENDTTAATADPVVEEPDPVVEDEPVQEVETEKSFHQVVKDKFIEGGVEWMTPVLICLILGLAIAIERIITLNLATTNTDKLLANVEDALASGGVEAAKEVTRNTRGPVASIFTQGLMRMSEGIEMVEKSIIAYGSVEMGRLEKGLVWISLFIALAPMLGFTGTVIGMIGAFDAIQAAGDISPQIVANGIKVALLTTVAGLFVGIILQVFYNYLVSKIDSLVNQMEDASITLVDLLVKHKLTGRA
- a CDS encoding MFS transporter produces the protein MELNNPKTINGWCMYDWANSVYSLVITSAIFPVYYNSITTAESGYDKVDFFGLEITNSVLYSYSLSFSFLFVAIILPLLSGIADYSGRKKLFMKCFMYLGALSCIGLYFFNGPEDVELAIICSVMASIGYSGSLVFYDAFLPEIVTEDKMDKTSAKGYALGYIGSVILLVVNLVMIEYHDTLGFAEGQTAVRFSFLLVGVWWILFSQITFSRVPDNVYNQQPKGNILTEGYNELLKVWNSIKGLSVMKLFLVAFFFYNMGVQTVMYLAATFGSKELKLEDGKLIMTVLLINIVAVFGAYFFAYVSKIKGNKASLLIMVFVWILICLGAYFVYNEYEFYVLAFVVGLVMGGIQSLSRATYAKLIPKGSIDHASYFSFYDVAFNISIVFGTFAYGLIEQITGDMRNSTLALMLFFMVGMGFLLLIRVPMHRVIKLEETDSLDKYAFVKKDDRRDS